TCTGATCCATGGAAGCCTGAAGCTCTTTCTGGGACCGGGTCAGTTCCCGGGTTCGTTCAGCCACCTGATCCTCCAGAATCCGGCTCTGATTCTTCAGCAGATCGGTGTAGGCCATGCTTTCCGACGCATTGGCCACATGCAGCAGAACAATCGAAAGCAGGGTCTTGGCTGTGTCGGGCAGCTTGGTCTGGCCGGACGGCAACAGACCGCCGAACATGCCCTTGACCTGATTGTGGTTGGCGATCACATGCAGCAGGTACTGGCGGGAGTGATCCCGCGACGAAATCACCACGCCACGGCGTTCGCGGATGGCCCAGGCGAAGTAGCCTTCGTCGATCATATAATCCACTTCTTTTTGGATCTCCGCGGCCAGATGATCGGGGTGGCGATATGTGGGCTGAAAGGAAAAGTCCGCCTCATCGACCATGTAAAAGGCCAACGCTTCAAAGGGCATGATGGCGTCGATGCGGCGTTTGGCCTCGGGAAGCAGGGTTTGAAGGCTGCAATCGCCGCCCCCGATCTCCGTGTAGAAATCCTCCAGCGAAAGAACCATTTCCAGGGCGTTCTGGATATAGCGGCGGTTTTCCTCCAGATACGCGATACGGTGCTTCAGGTCGGCGATGGTGTCTTGATCTGACATTGGATTTACGACTCGCCCGTGAAGATCGACGTCAGGAAATTCAGGTGGTGGATCGCCTGGGGGATGATCGTGGCAAGGGTCTGAGGAGAGATCTTCAGCTTGTCCCAGGCCGCTGCGTCCAGGGTGGGAATGCACCACTCCCCGCTTTTGCCCTCGCCCAGGGCATGGGCGATGATGTCGGCCAGATGAATGACGGCCGCCCGGGCCGGATCCTGAGCCGAGGCCGGTCGATGGTGGAAGGCCACATTCTGACTCAAGGCGACGGGAAATTTCCATTTTTCGAAAAGATCGGCGGCGATGTCCGTGTGCCGAAATCCCATGATCCGTTTTTCCACGTCATAAAGACAGGACTCGCCATCGGCGGCAGCGGCCAGCATGGTTCCCACCTGCCGGGGAAAGTACTTGAACATGACCATTCTGCCGATGTCGTGGAGCAATCCGGCAACAAAAAGCTGTTCGGTATTGCGGATGTTGCCTCCGGCCGCCAGAATGCGCGCCAGGACGCCGCAGGTCAGGCTGTGATGGGTAAAGGCCTGCGTGTCGAACACATTTTTGGGAATATCCTTGAAGATTTCCATGGTGGCGATACCCGCCGCCAGGGCCGAAATTTCTTTCGAACCGATAACGGTAACGGCGCGACTGATGCTGTCGATTCTGGATGGGAAACCATAAAACGCGCTGTTGACGATCCGCAGAAGCTGGGCTGCCAGTCCCGGGCTTTTGCTGATGACCTGGGCAATGTCGTCGGAGGAGGAAAACGGGTCGGCAATGGTGTCGTTGAGTTTGAAAATGATGGTTGGCGCTTCCGGCAATTTGATGTCCAGGTTGCGGAGTTTCTGGCGCATCTCCAGGCCGCTCGACGAAGGCGCGCTATCCTTGGCCGCCACAGTCGGCATTTCCACCGTCTGGCTGACCCCACTTCGACTTCGATGGAAAACGGCCTGGCGAAAAATCTCTGCGACCGCCGGGTGGTTGAGGTCGTTTCCGGAAAAGGCCGATTTAAGGCTTTCGGCCGTTTGCCGCATGACTTCCGGGTCCACCGCCGGCGCGTCGTCCGGCCCGTCTTCCCGGTCGTCCTGGACCTGCACCTCCGGGACGCCCCACATCCTAAAAATATTCAAATGTTTGGGAGCAATGGCCTGACCTTTTGACAGCAGCAGGCGGCCGCTCATGTCGGTTACATCAGTTGCCAGGATCATCCCCGGCTTGAGTTGGTCGATGGAATAATAGGGCATCGCCGTTCCAGTCCGTATTCGCAATTCACTGCCTTTTCCGGTACCCTTATATATCGCGCAACAGCCTCTGAACTTTAGCTTCCTGCCCGGTCGGAAATGACCAGGTTTGAAAATTCGGTTCCCCTGCCTTACTGTATGGATTCATGAAACGAAAGAAATGAAACCGGGATGCAGGATGTAACACGGCCTCATTCGAAGCGCGGCATCTGCGGAAAAGCTTCTATGGCCAACAAAAACGATAAAAGGAGAATCCGATGACGACGAAACGACAAGCGGCTGTAATGGGGGCTTTTGTGGCCGACGCCCTGTCCCTCGGCGTCCACTGGGTGTACAACACCGGCGTAATCGATAAAAAATTCGGCAGGGTGGAACAGTACCATGATCCGCTGACATCTTACCACAAAGGCAAGAAGGCGGGGGATTTCACCCACTATGGAGACCAGATGCTGGTGCTGCTGGAGACCCTTGGTGAAGGAAAGGGCTTCGACGCCAACCGGTTTGCCCAGTCATGGCGGGAATTTTTTTCGGATTATACGGGCTACTTCGACAAGGCCACCAAAGCCACCCTGGAAAATATGACCGGAGGCCGCGAACCGACCCAAAGCGCCTCGGACTCGGATGACCTGGCCGGCGCCTCCCGCATGGCTCCGCTGGTGGGGGTATATGGCAACGACCTGGATCAACTCGTCCGGACTGCGCGGTCACAAACCGCCATCACCCACGGCGACGACCGGGTGATCGCATCCGCAGACTTTTTTGCACGCACGGTCTTCGCCATTCTTAATGGCAAGGAACCGGTCCCGGCCATGGAGGCCACCTTGAACGATCATTTTGCAGACAGCGACATCGCCCCGCTGGTCCGCATGGGGCTGCAAAGCAAGGATCGGGATACCCGCGAAACCATCGCCGAGTTCGGTCAGATGTGCAGTGTGGAAGCCGGCCTGCCGGGCACCGTACACCTCGTTGCCCGTCATGGCGAGGATTTCAAGACGGCCATGGTGGAAAATGTCATGGCCGGCGGCGATTCTTCGGCCCGCGGCATGCTGGCCGGCATGGTGCTGGCCGCGGCCCACGGCATGTCCGCCATCCCCGATGAATGGATATCGGGGCTGAATGCCGGGGAACGCATCCGAACGCTACTGGAACAGCTATGAATGGATAAACACTGACTATTGCGGGCGCAACCCCGCATCCACATCCACAGCCACCGGCTCGTCGGGCAGATTGGAACGGATGATGATATTGCGCTGAAGGCTCTTGACCACCCGGTCGATATTGCCCACTCCGTCCCGGATTTCACGGATACCCTCCTTGGCGGTTGCCGTTACCCGGGGAATGTCCTGGCTGCCTTCCTTCATGTTCTCCAGAATGACCTGGATGGTTTCGATGGACCGGCGGGCCTCTTCCAGAATCTCCTTCAGGGCTTCGACGTTCTCCACCACGCCGGTTCCCGCCGTTTGGATCGTCGCCAGGTTGTCGCTGACCTGGTCCATCAGGCCGGGCCCCCGTTGGGCGGTTGCCTGGATATGGTCCAGCAGGTCATCGGTCCGGTCCAGGCTTGACAGAACCTGGTCCACCAGTTCCCGTGAGGCCACCAGGGAGCCCAGGGTGCCCTGCCCCTGGTCGATCTTGCCGGCAATCCGCTCCAGGTGAAACGAAGTCTGCTCGATGTGATCCAAGGTGGTCAGCAGCGGCCCCTGCGGATCTTTCATGATGGAGACCAGCTCGGCGAGTTCCTGAATCGTACGCACCGCCAGCATCGCCGTCTTTTCCACCTCGAATTCTTTTAAAAGGTCCGTAATGGATTTTTTTTCCTGGGAGGGAATCATGCCGCCGACGGGAATTTTCGGGGAATTGGAATCGCCGGGAATAATGGAAATGTATTCCGAACCGATAAGTGTCGGGCTGTCCACCACGGCCACCGAATCCTGGCGGATGCGGGAGGCGTATCTGGCCAGGATGGACAGTTCGACGTTCACGTTGTCCTCCCCCAGAGAGATCCGTTCCACCTTGCCGATATCGGCCTTGAACAGTTTGACCGCCGCATTGGACTGCAAGTTGTAGCTCTGTTTGAAACTGGTGTAAAACGTGACCTCTTCGGCAAACCAGTCCTTGCCCCGTCCAAGAATCACCACCGTTGTCAGCAGCAGCACGAAAATGCCGATGATGAAAACGCCGACGCTCTTCTCCGCTTTTGTGAAGCTTGTTTCCATGGGTCGGAAAGACTATCGCTCCTCCAAATCCCTGATCCGGATCGTTTTGTCGTTAAGCGTCAACTGCCGCCGCCCCAGGTCGCTCATTTTTTCGTTGTTGGAAAAAAAGACGACCGCCGTTTCCGACTGTACCATATTTTTCAGGTGGTTAAAAATAGCATCGTCCGGGTTGATCTGGATGAAATTTTCCGGCCGGTCGATCAGCATCAGCAACGGCCGCTTGCCCATCTCACGGATGGCGATGGTTTTCATCAGGGCGCTGTCGTTCAGTTCGGAAGGCCGATGCTCCAGATCGTCAGTCAGGCCGGCATCCTTGCACAGGAGATTCATCGTTTCATCCAGGTCGATGGACAGATCGTTCTCGTGATAGAAGCGGCCAAGGAGAAGATTTTCGCGGACCGTTCGGTTGCTGATCATGGTGCAATCGGGCGCCACGTAACCGATCTGGCGTTTTACGGCCAGGCATCGCCGATAGTCGTACAGATCCACGTCGAACCCGTTGAACCGAAACCGGCCCTGATCCGGGCGCTCCAGAGTGGCCAGCAGGCGCAACAGTTGCCGGCTGTCCAGCGCTGCTTTGGCGTCGATGGCGATCACGTCGCCGCGGTTGATCGTCAGGCGATCCACACCGTAGGTCGCCTGCTTGCCAAAGGGCGCAAGCACGAGGTTGGTAATTTCGATAATCGGTGGGATCGGCTGCATTTACACGTAAAAAATAAAAGAAACGAAAATGTTGATCACCAGGCAATAAAAAAAACAGTCCACGGCCGCTTTGGAGGTCGCGATCGGCACCTGGGTAATCTGCTCCTTCGGCGTCAGCCCATGATAAAGACAGGTAACGGTGATGGCCACACCGAAAAAGATGCTTTTCAACAAACCCACGGCAATATCGGCCCCCACGACGCCCTTGGCGATCTGCTGGAAAAACCCCTCCACCGGCAGGGTGGTAAACCCCTTGACGACGGCATAGCCTCCGATGATGGCCATGAGATCGAACACCAGAACCAGGCTGACAATGGCCGTCGTAATGCCCAGCAATCGCGGGAGACAGAGGGTGTCCAGAGGATCGATCCCCGCCATTTCCAGGGTTTCGATTTCGTTGAGCACATTCATGTAGGATATTTCGATGGTCACGGCGGTGGCGGACCTCAGAATCACGACGATGGCTGTAATCAGCGGCCCGATTTCCCGCAATACGAGCAGCACGACAATTTTGCCCAGGTCCACCTGACCGGACAGTTGGGAAAACTGGACGATCATCATGACGCCGATAATCAGGGCGACGGGAACGATCACCGGCAGCGCCTGGACAGCTGTGAAGTAAAGCTGTTCCACGACAACCCTGCGGATCAGCACCCGGCCGGTACGGGGCAGCGGCACGGCAATGGCAATCAGCCGGCAGGTCAGCGCACACAACTCCGCCAGACGGTTGAACCTTCGGATCGTCGTTCTGCCCAATGCACCGACGATATTGTCCATGGGGCCGTTGTCCTCTTTGTCCGGATCGGTCGTCCAGCTTTGTTGACTTCTCCGAATTTGTACAATATATATTTCGCACTGGTCAACATCATAGGGGTAACTACCAAGAATTGAAAGTAAAATTTATTCTGCGCCCAATCTACCAACTCTTCGTGCTGATTGCTTTCTGCTTGGCTGCATCCGCTTCGGCCGACGGTCCCCTGGTCCAACAGTCGGGCAGCGGCTGCATCGACTGGAGCGCGGGAACGGTTCGCGCCAAGGGAGTCGGCACCCCGGCCCAAACCGGTGACAACGATACGCCGGCCGAAGCCTCGGCCATTCTGGAAAACGCCCGGCAGACGGCCCGAAAAAAACTGCTGGAGACGGTAATGACCATCCGCATCGACGCCGGCAGCCGCATCGCGGACCGAGTTCAGGGGAGCCCGGATTTTCTGGAGGGGCTGCACACCCTTGCCGGCAACGCCGCCGTTACCCGGCAGGAATACCTTTCAGACGGAACGCTGGAGATCGAACTGACCATGAACCTGACGGGGGGATTCGGCCAGTTCGTGCTGCCGGAGGAAATTCGCCAGGTGGAGCCGGTCACCACGATGAATACGGCCCAAAAGGAAACACAATCGACATCCAAAGAAAAGGTGGGCGTCGGCAGCGCCCCCTATACCGGGCTGATCGTCGATGCCGTCGGGATTGGCGCTAAACCCGCTCTGGTACCGGTCATCGCCGACGAATCCGGGGAAGTTGTTTACGGCCCCGCTTTTGCCAGCCGTGAATTTGCCGTGTCCAGGGGCATGAGCGGTTATGCCGCCAGTTTGGATGCCGCCCGCAAAGACCCGCGGGTGGGGGACCGCCCCCTGATTGTCAAGGCCATCCGGACCCGTTTTACGGGAAACACGGATCTGGTTATTCCAACCACCGAAGCCGCCCGCCTGCGCAGTTCGGCGATTCATTTGAATTTCCTGAAGGCCTGCCGGGTGTGCATTGTTCTCGATGGGATGGTAAAGCAGTAAGATCCTTGGACGAATAAGGAGAACGCCATGGGTCGTCGAAATTGCCTTCTGCTCTTGATGTTGGCGGCAAGCGCCATCGTGGCTTGCGGACCGGACACGATTTTTCTACGGCCGGTGCTGGATACCCCCGAACACCATGTCAAGAACGGGCACACGCTCTTAAACCGCGGGAAAATCGACGCTGCCAACGAGGAGTTCGTGCGCGCAAAAACCTTGGATGCCGAATATGCACCGGCTTATGTGGGTATTGCTCTGGTTCAGGCCAGGCAGGGAGATGTCGAAGGGGGGCTGACGACCCTGGAACGCGCCAAGGAATTGGCTGTCACACCGGAACAGGACCGGGAGGTCGACCACGGCTTCGTCCTGATTGAAGAGATGCAGTAAAAAACGGCCAATTTCAGCAGCCGAATCGAATCATATAAAACAAAACGGTCGGGGAAACACCCCGACCGTTTTGTTTTATGCGTACTTATTAGTATCGGTAGTGATCCGGCTTGAACGGTCCGTCCACCGGCACGCCCAGGTAGTCGGCCTGGACTTGGTTGAGCTTGCTCAGCTTGACGCCCAGACGGGCCAGATGCAGCCGGGCCACCTCTTCGTCCAGTTTTTTCGGAAGAGTATAGACGTCGGTTTTATAATCGCCCGTGGCCAGCTCGATCTGCGCCAGGCATTGGTTCGTGAAACTGTTGCTCATCACGAAACTGGGATGGCCGGTGGCACAGCCCAGGTTGACCAGCCTTCCTTCGGCCAGAACGATGATCGTGCGACCCGATTCCAGGGTCCACATGTCTACCTGGGGCTTGATGGGACTTTTCTTGCATTTCGGATTGTTGTCGAGGTAATCCATGGCGATTTCGTTGTCGAAATGACCGATGTTGCAGACGACGGCCTCGTTTTTCATCTGCTCCATGTGCGCTCCGGTGATCACCTTGTAGCATCCCGTGGCCGTGACGAAAACGTCTCCTTCCGGGGCGGCTTCCTCCATGGTGGTCACTTCGAAGCCCTCCATGGCCGCCTGCAGGGCGCAGATGGGGTCGACCTCGGTTACCAGCACCCGGGCGCCGTAGCCGCGCATGGAGTGTGCACAGCCCTTGCCCACATCGCCATAGCCGCATACCACCACGACCTTGCCCGCCATCATGATGTCCGTAGCGCGCTTGATGCCGTCGGCCAGCGATTCCCGGCAGCCGTACAGGTTGTCGAACTTGGATTTGGTCACCGAGTCGTTGACGTTGAAGGCGGGAAAGAGCAGTTCCCCTTTCTGGCCAAGCTGGTAGAGCCGGTGTACGCCGGTGGTGGTCTCCTCGGAAACCCCTTTGATGGGTCCGGCAATCCGGGTCCAGCGACCGGAATCGCTTTCATAGCTGGTCTTCAGGCGGGCCATCAGCAGCCGTTCGTCTGCGGAATCATAAGTTTTTTCCAACAGGGACGGATCTTTTTCCACGGCTACACCCTGGTGGACGAACAGGGTGGCATCACCGCCGTCATCCACGATCAGGTGCGGACCGCTGCCGTCGGGCCAGACCAGGGCCTGTTCGGTGCACCACCAGTACTCTTCCAGGCTCTCGCCCTTCCAGGCAAAGACAGCTGCCGACCCCTTGCGGGCGATGGCCGCTGCAGCATGATCCTGGGTGGAAAAGATATTGCACGAGGCCCAGCGGATGTCGGCCCCCAGAATTTTAAGGGTGTCGATGAGCATGGCCGTCTGGATGGTCATGTGCAGGCTGCCGGTAACCCGTAAGCCTTTAAGGGGTTGCTCGGGGCCGTATTTCTCGCGCACGGCCATCAGACCGGGCATTTCGTTTTCCGCCAGCTGCATCTCCTTGTCGCCGAAGTCGGCCAGGGTGATGTCGGCAACTTTATAAGGCAGGGACGCATCGTAGGCCGGGGGGCCGTCGATCGTCACCACATTTTCGGCAAGCGTCATGATTGTTCCTCCATAAGATAGGGGGACCTTGACGGTCCCCTGTGATTCTTCAGTAAAAAATAATACCCGTTATACGAACTACAAGCCCGCCTTCTCTCGGATAATATCGGCCATATTGGTCTTTTCCCAAGAAAATTCCGGTTCGGTGCGCCCGAAGTGTCCGTAGGCGGCGGTATTGCGATAGATGGGGCGCAGCAGGTCCAGGTATTCGATGATGGCCGCGGGACGCAGGTCGAAGACCTCCTTGACGATCTCCTCCACCCGCTCTTTGGGCACCTTGCCGGTATGCATCAGGTCGATCATCACCGATACCGGTTCAGCCACGCCGATGGCGTAGGCGATCTGAACCTCGCATTTCTTGGATAGGCCAGCGGCCACGATGTTTTTTGCCACGTGGCGGCCCATGTAGGAGGCGCTGCGGTCCACCTTGGAGGGGTCCTTGCCGGAAAAGCATCCACCGCCGTGGCTGCCCTGGCCGCCGTAAGTGTCCACGATGATTTTGCGGCCGGTGACGCCACAGTCCCCCATGGGCCCGCCGACTACGAAACGACCCGTGGGATTGATGAAATAGCGGGTGTCTCCGTCGATCATGTCTGCCGGGATGACTTTTTTGATCACCTCCTCGATGATCGCCTCCCGGAGGTCCTCATAGGTAACGTCGGGTTTATGCTGACTGGAGACCACCACGGTGTCCACCCGTTTTGGCTGACCGTCATGGTACTCGATGGTCACCTGGGACTTGCCGTCCGGACGCAGGAAATCCAGGGACCCGTTCTTGCGCACCTTGGTCAGGCGCCGGGTCAGCTTGTGAGCGTACATGATGGGCATGGGCATCAGTTCCGGCGTTTCGTCCGTGGCAAAGCCGAACATCAGTCCCTGGTCGCCGGCGCCCTGGTCTTTGTAGAGTCCCTGGCCGGTATTCACACCCTGGGCGATGTCCGGGCTTTGATGGTCGATGCTGGTGATGACGCTGCACGTCCGCCAGTCGAACCCCATCTGTGAAGAGTGGTAGCCGATGTCCTTGATCGTCTCGCGCACGATCTGAGGCATGTCCACGTAACATTCGGTGGTGATTTCGCCGGCGATGAAGGCCAGACCGGTGGTGACCAGGGTTTCACAGGCCACCCGGCAGGCCTTGTCCTGGGCCATGATGGCATCCAGGATGGAGTCGGAGATGGCGTCGGCCACTTTATCCGGGTGGCCCTCGGTAACCGATTCGGAGGTGAACAGAAACTTGTTGGTCATGGATAGCTCCTTTTATGGGAATGAAAGATCTTTCATGTTCCGGGGGTCAGTATCATGTTGTCGATGAGCCGCGCCCGGCCCACCTTCACCGCTATAGCCATCAATACCGGACCGTCGATAGCGGTTACCGCGTCCAACGTCTTGGGGTCGCAAACGGCGATATAATCGATCCGGGTGTCCGGATGGGCCTGGATGAGCGCTTCGGCGGACGCAATGATGGTATCGGCAGAAATTTCGCCCGCCTTGACCCTCTTTTTGGATTCGGTCAGGGCCTGGTACAAACTGCACGCGGCCTTGCGTTGATCATCGGCAAGATACATGTTTCTTGAACTCATGGCAAGGCCGTCGGCCTCCCGCACGATGGGCGCACCGATGATATCGACATTCAGTTCCAGATCCCTGACCATCTGGCGTACGACCAGCAATTGCTGGTAATCTTTTTCACCGAAAATGGCCAGGTGGGGCCGGACGATGCCCAGCAGCTTGGCAACTACCGTGGCCACCCCCTCGAAGTGCCCCGGCCTTGAAAGACCGCAAAGATGGGCGGGGAGGGCCTTCAACGAAATCGTCGTCTGGAAGCCTTCCGGATACATCTGCTTTGCATCGGGAATAAAAACCGCGTCCACCCCGGTTGCCTCGACCATTTCCAGATCCCGCGCTTCGTCCCTGGGATAGGCGGCCAGATCCTCGCTGGGGCCGAATTGGGTGGGATTGACGAAAATGCTCACCACGACACGGTCGGCCAGTTCCCGGCCCTTTTTCATGAGCGAAAGGTGGCCTTCGTGGAGAAATCCCATGGTGGGGACAAAAGCGATGGTTTTCCCCGACTGCCGCAGCGTCGACGAATAGGAACGCATGGCGTCGATGGTACGCAAAATTTCGATGGCGAGTTCCTTTTTCTCCGCTGTCTCAAAATAGCTGCCGCACGCGCTTCAGCATCCGTATATCGAGCAAATGACAAAAAAATCGCGGGCATGCCAGCAATAGTGTACCCGCGTGCCGATGTCAATAAGGATACGCTGGCTTATAAACGGTTTCAGGCAAAATCAATCTGATGATTTTGCCTGAAGCAGGACAATTGAATTGTGACGACATTGTAAGCGGATCGTTTTCCGTTCGTTTACGCCTCGGCCTCTTTTTGTTGGCTTGCCACCAGTTCGCAGACCATATCCCGGGCCGTATCGAGATCCAGCCGCCCCATGTTGAGCACCAGGTGGTAGAGCTGCGGGTTGTCGTAATCGCTTTTGCCCAGCCGTTTGAACAGGTTCAGCCGTCGGCGGTCTTCGTTGGCCACCATGCGTTCGGCTTTTTTCTGGGGCATGTCGTACTGCTTCATCATGAATTTGACCCGATTTTCGAACTGGTCCACGAGCAGGATGTGAACGGCGTCGGGATGGTCGTTGAGAATATACTGGCTTCCCCGGCCGAGAATGACCACGTCGCCTTCATCGGCGAACTGGGCGATGATCAAAACGAGGTAGTCCAGATAGATCTGTTCGTCCAGATAGCCTCTTTCATCGGAAAGCACGCGATCCAGCCAGCGCTTGGAAACCATGCTGGAAATGAATCTGGAAAGTTTGCTGCCAGCTTCTTTTTCGAAGGATTCGATCCAGTCGGTGGAGACATTGGCCTCTTTGGCGACTCGTTGAATGATGTCGCTGTCGGCGAAGGTGTACCCCATCTTCTCGGCAATCATTTTTCCCAAGGTAATGCCGCCTGCGCCAAACTGCCTCGAAATTGTGATGACTGCCATGTCTTCCTCCTCAGTCTCGTTGCAGGTTAGGATCTGTACGCTGTCAAAAAACCAACCGCTACTCTTCTTGGGGCGGAATGAGCAAAATTGGAAAAACGGACCGCTCCGCCAGGGCCTTGCCGATGCTGCTTCCCCAGCGATCCGTCCACAGCGATTTGCGCGGCGAGCCGGCAAAAATCATCGAGGATTGGCATTCCCGGGCGGCTTTGTCGATTTCCTCTACCGTATCCCCGATGTAAACGTGGGGTCTGGCCAAAATGCCGTTGTCTTCCAGATCGTCGCAAAGGTCCTCCAGCTTGCTGCGGCTTTCCTTGCGCGTCTTCTGAATGGCCATGGCCGAGGTTCCCTTCAAATCTTTCTCGCTGGCCACATGCACGACATCCACTTCACGAATCACGGCCTTCAGCGATTTGAGATAATCGATGGCGCGGCGGCTGGCGCTGGACCAGTTAGTGGCCAAAAGGGGCTTTTCAAACGGATTTTCAGCCAGCGGCCCCTTGCGGGTGAGATACTTGTACACCAGCACCGGTGTGGCCGAGCGATGAACGATTTCGGTGATGTCGGAGCCGGAATAGAGCTGTTCGAGGCGGCCTTTCTTGTCGGGCCCCAGGACGATGAGGTCCACCGACTCTTTTTCGGCCGCCTGAATCACCTGGCTGGCAAAACTGCCCACCACGATGTAAACGCCCACTTCCATGCCCTGTTCGAACAGGGTCTCGGCCCAATCGATGAACCGGATGTTGGCCTTTTCCCGGAGCCGGATCTCAGCGCTCTTCTCGTATCCCTTGCCCCTGCGCATGGCCACCTTGTCACGCTCGATGACGTTTAAAAAAACCACATGGTTCAGGGCGGCTTTTTTCAGGTCCAACAGAGATTGTAATGCATCGAACCGAAGCTTGTCGAACCGGGTGACAAACAGCAGTTTTTTTATCTCCATTTTGTTTCATCCTTGGCTACCGGGCAGATCCGCAGGAGGGCTATTCCAAAAATTTCTTCATTTCCTGGGCCAGCTCTTCGGGTTCGACAGGCTTTTCCAGATAGCTCTCCGGCTCCGGAACCGGTTGATCGCCGAATTCCGTAAGCGCCTTCTGACTGCGGAGAAAAGTTCGTTTGGCCACACCGGAAAGGATGATGACGGGAATGCCCTGAAGGGCCTTTTCCGTTTTCAGTATCCGGTATAAACGGATACCGCTCTGTTTGGGCATCAACACGTCCAGGACCACCAGATCCGGAGATTCCTGCTTGAGCATCTTCAGGCCCTCTTCGCCATTGGCCGCTTCAATGGGCGTGTAACCGCTCTCCTCCACGACGGTTGAGTTGAACAGCCGCACATCCGGATCATCGTCCACGATCAATACTTTTTTGCTCATCTTGCAAGCCTCCTTACATGCGATTGCTACGGCGGTTAATTTCGTAACGCGATTGGCTCTGCCCGGCAAGGTGATATGACAAGTAATTGAAATGGTTTATCTTATCATGACAATCGAAATTTGCAAGCTTCTATTTTCCCAGATGCTTTTTTCTTTCGTCGGTAAACGCCCACCAGGGAAGCGGCCTCCCCCCTTCCATGAAATGCACCGCCGACATAAACACATCGAGCACACAAGGGTCGTGCCTTTTCCCCGATATCTCGCACAACTTGTCGTACAGGGCAAATGGATCTTTCCCGATCAGTTTTCTTGGATGATCGATGCCGATAGACTGGAGATCCTTTGCTATGGCCTTTCCGATGTTAGGAAGATCAGCCAGTCGGGATACGGTTTTTCTGTCCGGGTTCTTCATATGCGGTCCAGAATTGACGGTTTCAAATACTGATTTTCTTCCATTTTTTCTTTGATGCGCGTTGACAATAATTTAAAATGTAATTACGATAGTTACATTATCACGATG
This window of the uncultured Desulfosarcina sp. genome carries:
- the panC gene encoding pantoate--beta-alanine ligase, which encodes MRTIDAMRSYSSTLRQSGKTIAFVPTMGFLHEGHLSLMKKGRELADRVVVSIFVNPTQFGPSEDLAAYPRDEARDLEMVEATGVDAVFIPDAKQMYPEGFQTTISLKALPAHLCGLSRPGHFEGVATVVAKLLGIVRPHLAIFGEKDYQQLLVVRQMVRDLELNVDIIGAPIVREADGLAMSSRNMYLADDQRKAACSLYQALTESKKRVKAGEISADTIIASAEALIQAHPDTRIDYIAVCDPKTLDAVTAIDGPVLMAIAVKVGRARLIDNMILTPGT
- a CDS encoding cytidylate kinase-like family protein, with product MAVITISRQFGAGGITLGKMIAEKMGYTFADSDIIQRVAKEANVSTDWIESFEKEAGSKLSRFISSMVSKRWLDRVLSDERGYLDEQIYLDYLVLIIAQFADEGDVVILGRGSQYILNDHPDAVHILLVDQFENRVKFMMKQYDMPQKKAERMVANEDRRRLNLFKRLGKSDYDNPQLYHLVLNMGRLDLDTARDMVCELVASQQKEAEA
- a CDS encoding universal stress protein, translated to MEIKKLLFVTRFDKLRFDALQSLLDLKKAALNHVVFLNVIERDKVAMRRGKGYEKSAEIRLREKANIRFIDWAETLFEQGMEVGVYIVVGSFASQVIQAAEKESVDLIVLGPDKKGRLEQLYSGSDITEIVHRSATPVLVYKYLTRKGPLAENPFEKPLLATNWSSASRRAIDYLKSLKAVIREVDVVHVASEKDLKGTSAMAIQKTRKESRSKLEDLCDDLEDNGILARPHVYIGDTVEEIDKAARECQSSMIFAGSPRKSLWTDRWGSSIGKALAERSVFPILLIPPQEE
- a CDS encoding response regulator yields the protein MSKKVLIVDDDPDVRLFNSTVVEESGYTPIEAANGEEGLKMLKQESPDLVVLDVLMPKQSGIRLYRILKTEKALQGIPVIILSGVAKRTFLRSQKALTEFGDQPVPEPESYLEKPVEPEELAQEMKKFLE
- a CDS encoding helix-hairpin-helix domain-containing protein; this translates as MKNPDRKTVSRLADLPNIGKAIAKDLQSIGIDHPRKLIGKDPFALYDKLCEISGKRHDPCVLDVFMSAVHFMEGGRPLPWWAFTDERKKHLGK